Sequence from the Salinicoccus sp. RF5 genome:
GTTTCTATAGATGAGGAAGCCAGAGATGAGGCATATTGTAAGGAGAAGAATCCAGATGAGATGCCAGATCATGCTATCTGCCGCTTCTTTCTTTTTCTGAAATCATCGCCCCGACCTGCTGGCCGCTTAATGTGACCATCGGCATGCCGCCTCCAGGATTCACAGTTCCACCGACGAAATAAAGGTTATCAATATGTTTTGACTGCTTCGGATGCTTGAATCCCTTGTTCTTTCTTCGGTCGGAGACCGTTCCGTAGATTGCCCCGTGATCTGAAAAATAGAGGGATTCGATATCGTGGGGTGTGAGCATATACTCTGAAACGATATGATCACGTAGGCCATCGAGCCCCATCTTCTCCAGTTTTTCAAGTACGATCTCCCTGAATGCAAGATAGTCGGCCTTGGTGTATTCCTTTTTCTGGAGCGGAGGGATATGGGGGAGTATTTTCAGGTTTTCATGCCCGGCCGGTGCCTGTTCGGCATCGGTCTTATTTGTGTTGACGAGGTATATGGTCGGGTCCGTCGGCAGAACCTTTTCCTCGAACACTTCCCTATAGTTCTTCCTGGAGTCTGCCGAGAAGAAGAAGTTGTGGTGACCAAGCTGTGGATAGGTCCGGTCTATGCCAAGGTGGAGTACAAGTCCTGAGCTTGCCGGCTCAAATTTATTCTCCAGTTTCGCCATATTACGCGGAGGTTGATCCAGCACATGGCGATAGAACGGCAATACTTCCATATTGGAGATGATGTAATCGGCACTTCTCCTGCTGCCATCTGAGAGCACGATATATTGGATATGTCCACTCCCATCGGTTATGGCGGTCCTGATCGAGTGGCCGGTATGTATATCTACGCCGATATCTCGCGCCAGCCGGGCAATCCCTTCGGCAAGTCTGTGCAGGCCGCCTTTGACATACCATACGCCCTGTTCATGCTGCATGTGTGCCATCATATTGAGGACAGCTGGTGCACGATAGGCGCTTGAACCGACATACTTGATGAAATAACCGAGCATATCGCGCATATGAGGATGACTGACATGCCTGTTGATGCCCTGCTGCATGCTGGAGAAATAATCAAAGCCGCGGAGAGCCGTGAGCGGTCCGTGGAAACGGATGATGGAGCGGATATCGTCAAAGCCTTTTTCGAAGTATCCGGGCAGGGTCAGACGATCGATCTTACCGGCATAGGCGAGAAAATCACTGTACTCTGCAATATCTTCATTGGTGAGTTGGGGGTTTTTCTGTGCCATCTTTTCAAGGTCCGCATAAAGATCGATGTGGGTGCCATCTGTGAAAAATGACCGCCACTGCATTGGGACTTCACTGATTTCGACATAGTCCTTCATACTTTTACCACTGCCTGAAAAAAGACGCTCGAAAATATAGGGCATGGTAAGGAGCGATGGGCCCAAGTCAAATCCGAATCCATCCTGTTCATGGCGGTTCAGCTTGCCGCCGAGATGATCATTCTTTTCGTAGAGCGACACATCGAACCCCTTCTGCTTCAATGTGATTGCTGCGGACAGGCCGCCGAGCCCTCCACCGATGACTAGTGCTGTTTTATTTTCAGACATGCTGTCCCTCCCTTCCTATATATCCTTAAGATTTTTGAGAAACCGGCTTTCCTCATTCCTGATCTTCATTTTACGTGTCATGGGCACGGCATTGCGTTTTGTGAAGCAGTCATAACCGTTGCTCCTCACCTCATTCAGTATTTCGCGATAGACTGAGAGTGAGACGAGAAGCGGGAGCCTCGCCTCCTGCTTGTAATGTATGACTTCCTCCCTGAAGTCGTCATAGAGCGTTTCCGCCTCAACTGCGAGATGCTCCCACATATTTATGAAGGCATCGTCGATCGTCCCTTTTTCGAGTTGTGACACGGGACAACCATACCGGTCAAGAAGGGTTTCGGGTACATATATGCGTCCATGTTCCCTGATATCCTCACCAATGTCCCGGAGGATGTTGGTGATCTGCATGGCGACACCAAGTTTCTCTGCACTCCGCTTCCGATCCTGGGACAGGTCATCACTTAAAATCGGAAGCAGCAGCCTCCCGACAGAACCTGCAACATGATTGCTGTAGTGAATGAGGTCGTCCATGCTTTCGGGCTGTTCGAAGTGGATGTCCATCTCCTGGCCTTTGATCTGGGCATAGAGCATGGAGGAATCAATTTCATAACGGGCGGTCACATCCTTGAGTGCACGCCACATTGAAGCCTCGGGGGTGTCTCCTGCAACAAATGCATCAAGCTCCGCCTCGAGTCTTCTGAGATTGGCGACCCGGGCCTTCATGTCCTCTGCCTGATCTATTGCGTCATCGGCGATCCTGCAGAAAGCATAGATGGCGTATACGGCGTTGGCATCCGGTTCAGGCAGGCTGGAAAAGGCGTAATAGAAACTTTTGGAGTGCTGTCTGATCAAAGATTGGCAATGTTTGTAGTCATTCTCGAGCGAGAAGGTGTAATCATTGGTCATATCGACATCTCCTATCGGTGGTTATCGTCTTTCAGCAGCTCTTCGACCGCAATCTTGGAAGACAGGAGAACAATCGGCACACCTGCACCCGGGTGTGTACTGCTTCCAGTGAAATAAAGATTCTCGCAATGTGTCGCCTTGCTTTGCGGTCTCAGATGATTGCTCTGTGTGAGTGTAGGCCTGAGGCCGAATGTTGCTCCGTTATATGCATTGAAGCGCCCTTCGAACTCCAAGGGTGTCATCATCGTTTCGGAAATGATCTCCTGCTCGAAATTCTCCATGCCCGGCAGCATACTGATCTTACGGATGATCTTGTCCCGGTACATTCTGGATACTTCATCGGTCCATTCATATTCCATCGTGGATGTGTCTGAGACGGGCATGAGGATGTAGAGGCCGTCTTTACCTTCCGGTGCAAGGGATTCATCCATTTTTGAAGCGATATACATATAGAGGGAAGGATCCTCGAGCATTTCCCCGTCAAAGATGCCGTTGATGTTTGCATCAAGATCTTCAGAAAATACGAAGTTGTGTACATTGTCGATTTCGGGGTACTTCCTGTCCATACCCAGGTAGAGTACGAAACAGGAGCAGGAGTAGTCCATCCTATCGATTTTCTCATCCTGATACTTCCCTTTATGCTCCGGTTCCCTGACCAGGTGCTTCATTGCATAGGGGAAATCGGCATTGCACATGACATAGTCTGAAGGCATGAAGCGCCCCTCTGCCGATACACCCACTGCCTCTTTGTCTTCTATGACGATATGGTCCACGCTGGTCCCATATTCGATTTTACCGCCCATCTCCTTGAATAGGCGCTCCATGCCGGAGGCCATCGTACGCATGCCGCCTTTGATGAACCACACGCCATAGAGGAACTCTATCATTGGAATGATCGTATAGAGCGAAGGCCCTTTGAAGGGGGAGATGCCGATATAGAGGGTCTGGAAGCTGATCATCTGTCTCATGCGCTTGTCCTTGATGTATTTCTTCATCAGATTCTCAGCATTGTTCAATGTTTTGAGCTTCATGCCCTGTCCGATCATGAAGGGATTATAGAAGTCTTTCTTATTCCTGAAGGGGCGCTGGAGAAAGTGCTTTTTGGCGATATTGAAGCGATGGTAAAGGTCGCTCAAGTATCTCATGAAACCTTCAGCATCCTCATCACTGATCTCCTCGAACATTTCTATGTTCCTGACAAGGTCATTCGTCACCTGATACTGCTTTTGACCGTTATCAAAGTAACCGCTGTACATCGGATCGAGACGCTGCATTGGGATGTAGTCTTCCGGGTCGCGTCCTGCAAGTTCAAAGACTTCCCTGTACAACTCCGGCATCATGACGATGGTCGGTCCGAGGTCGAATTTATAGCCATCGAGGTCGATGCGGTTCATCTTGCCTCCCGGCGCTGTACCTTTTTCCAGGATGGTGACTTCGTAGCCTTCATTCTGCAGGCGTATTGCACTGGCGAGGCCGGCAACGCCCGCTCCTATTACTGTAATTTTTTTTGTCATTTTCTATTCCTCACTTATCCAGCGAACGCTGTCTCTGCCATGATATGATCTCTGGACTCAGGACAATGGGCCGGCTGGAAATTTCTTCGATATTCTGCGCATTGATCATTATGGATATCTTACACATCTGATGGTGGAACTGCTCGACATGTTCGATGGCTGCTTCGATGCCATGGTGTTCCACCTGTTCCAGCATAAGGCGCGACATGCCGATGGCTTTCGCCCCGAGTGCCAGACATTTCATGGCATCGAGGGGCGTTTTGATGCCTCCGCTTGCCAGGATATCCATATCTTCAAGAAAAGGCTGTGCTTCAAGGAGGGAAATGGGCGTGGAAAGGCCCCAGTCGCTCATGTAGGCCATGTCAGCCTTCTCACGTCGGGTATTTTCTATGGAAGCGAAATTGGTGCCGCCCCTGCCGCTCACATCGGCATATTTTACACCAATATCCTTCAGTATCTGGAGTGTCTCACTGCTCATGCCGAAGCCGACTTCCTTCACTATTACAGGTACCCCGGCATGTTCAACGATACTTTCGATATTGGCCCGCCATGATTTGAAGTTGCGGTCGCCTTCAGGCATGATGAGCTCCTGGGGTGCATTGATGTGTATCTGCAGAGCATCCGCCCGGAGCATCTCCACGGCGCGTTTTGCCCCTTCCAAAGAGACATCTGCACCCACGTTGGCGAAGACGATGCCATCGGGATGTCTGTCCCGGACAATGGTAAAGGAATCCGAAAGCTCAGGGTGCTTCAAGGCTGCGTGAATGGATCCAACTGCCATGGGGAGTCCGGTAGCCCGGGCTACTTCCGCCAGTTTCCGGTTGATTTCGCGGGTCCATTCACTTCCCCCGGTCATTGCATTAATGTAGAGGGGGCGTGAAACCTCAAAAGGGCCGATACGGGTGGAAAGGTCAACCTCTTCCATATTTACGGAGGGGATGGACTGGTGGACGAAGCGGATTTTTTCGAAGTCGGACATGCCTGGCTGTGACGGCTGGTCGAGGGCATGTCTGACGTGTTCATTTTTCCGTTGGCTTCTTAAGTCTATTTTTTCGTTCATTCCTCTGCTCCTTTCTTTTGGGCCCTCTCCATTCTTAGCCAGTGCAGATTCTTCAGCAGGGGGTGATTAAAAATTTGGATGATGATGAAGAGGACATCACTGAAAAGGGCATACAGCTTTAAATTCCCAGAGCAATTGGCGATGCCGGCCATAAATGTGAGGGAAGGGGGCGGTGACCATCCTTTGGGCCCCGCATTGCGGGGTGCTGGAATCCATTCAGGTTTCTGTGAAAAAAATGTTACATTATATCACTTGATTGTATACCATTATCAGTTATGATGACATGGTTTGTAAAATGATAAGGTGCAGATAGACAAAAAGCACCGGATGGATATCCGGTGCTGGTTCAGGAAGCTATTGATGCTCATGGCCGGCTTCCTGCTCGGCTTTTATCTCTTCCGCGCGTTCACGCTTGGACTTCTCTATATAGTCCTTCATGCGCTGCCTGTTCGGTGTTATGGAAAGACCGAGGTATTTACGCTCTTCATTCGCATCCTTATAGAAGGACACCATCATCGAGATGATGATGAAACTGAACGGGAAGGCTGAAATGATCGCTGCCGATTGGAGTGCGGCAAGTCCTGTATCTCCGCCTGACAGCAGCAGTACGAAGGCGATGGAAGACAGGGCGATTCCCCATACGATCTTTATCTTGTTGGATGGCTGCAGGGAACCGAATGCCGTCTGCATGCCGAGTACATACGTAGCTGAGTCGGCGGAAGTCACAAAGAATGATGAAACGAGCAGCAGTGCAATGACTGAGAGCACCATGCTCAGCGGCAGCTCATTGAATATACCGAACAGCATCGTTTCCGCATTCATGTCGAAGATGGCTGGTACAGTCTTCCCGACTTCGATGCCTGTGACACCGAAGACGCTGAACCATACGATGCTGACGAGTGTCGGTACAAGCAGTACCGCCAGTACGAATTCACGCACTGAACGACCACGGGAGACCCTTGCTATGAATATACCGACGAAAGGACTCCAGCTCATCCACCAGCCCCAGTAGTAGATGGTCCATACTTCGAGCCACTCGCTCTTCTGCTGGTTCAGGGGCGCGACATCAAGGCTGTTATAAAGGAATGTATCGAGCATGGCACCTGTCGATGTATTCATCATGTTGAGGATCATCATCGTCGGACCGAGGATGAGTACAGCAATGAGAAGAATACCTGCAAGCCCCATGTTCAGGTTGCTCAAGTACTGGATTCCCTTGCTCAGTCCGCTCCACGCACTGATCAGGAACAGGAATGTAACGACTGCTATGATGATGCCCTGGACCATGATGTTGATGGGCAGACCAAAGAGGTAGTTCAATCCACCATTGATCTGCAGTGTGCCGACACCAAGGGATACGGCGACACCGATGATGGTTGCGAACACGGAAAGTACGTCGACAGCAATGCCGATCGGACCATCGACACGATCACCAAGTATCGGTCGAAGCGTCTTGGAAAGAAGACCGACCTCGCCTTTCCTGAACTGTGAATATGCGAGGGCGAGGGCAACGACGCCGTACATCGCCCATGCGTGGAAACCGTAGTGGAAGAAGGTTGAACGCAACGCCTCCACCATGGCGGCATCCGTTTCAGGGTCGGCCGTCGGCGGCCCCATATAGTGCTGGATCGGTTCCGCTGCACCGTAGAATACGAGACCAATCCCCATTCCGGCACTGAACAGCATGGCGAGCCATGAGATGGTCCGGAATTCCGGCTTATGGTACGGTTTGCCGAGTTTCAATTTACCGATCGGGCTGAAGACGAGGAAGATGCAGAAGAAGACCATCAATGTGGTGATGATCAGATAGTACCAGCCGAAGTATTCAATGACCCATGAACCGACATTGCCGGTGACCTGGCCAAACCGGTCCGGGAAAACGGCACCGAGGACCACCATGATTCCCACGATTATGGAAGCATAGATGAATACTTTTGATAATTTTCTACCGCTTGGTTGTGTAGGATTTTCCATCGGACAAAAGTCCTCCTTTGAAATGTATAATTTGTATAGTAAGTATTTTTTGCAGGTGCAGTGTAAAAAGTGATTTTGAGCACAACGTTATTTATAATAACAAATTAATAGGATGATTACAACTTCACAAAAGGCGGTCTTTTCCGATGCAGGATTCCTTGAGTCAGCATCTTTTACATGAACTGCTGAAGATGATAATAATTTTCATCATAATTAGGCATAAAATTTTGTAGTTGGGGGAGAAGACGGGATGAACCAGCCAAAAGTAGGCATACAAAACAATCTTGCCCAATTTATACTCCTTGTAGTGGCGAATCTGTTCGTCGGTTCCATGGTGGGGATAGAAAGGACAGTGCTGCCCCTCCTTGGGGAAGAGGAGTTCGGGCTTGCCTCCACAAGCGCTGCACTGAGCTTCATCATCAGCTTCGGCTTTTCCAAGGCGGTCATCAATTATTTTGCCGGGAGCATAGCAGACAGATATGGAAGGAAGAAAATGCTGCTGGCAGGATGGGTAATCGGCCTGTTCGTGCCGGTACTGATCATCTTTGCACACGCCTGGTGGGTGATTGTGCTGGCCAATGTCCTGCTCGGCATCAATCAGGGGCTCGCCTGGTCGATGACAGTGAACATGAAGATCGATTTGTCTAAGGCAGACCAGAGGGGCACGGCGGTAGGGCTGAATGAATTTGCAGGATATTCCGGGGTGGCTGTACTGGCGGCGGTCTCCGGCTACGTAGCGTCCACCTATTCACTGCGGCCTGAACCTTTCTATATCGGCATTGCAATTGGCATCATCGGTCTGCTCCTGTCCTTGATCATAAAAGATACGGAGGGACATCTGAAAGTGCAGATGGCGGCCGCCAAGGGGGAAAAGAACGACCTGTCGGCCAAAGAAGTCTTCCAGAAGACTACCTGGCAGGACCGCAATCTTTCAACTGCAAGTTTTGCAGGCATGTCCACCAACCTGAAGGATGGTATGGCATGGGGGCTCTTCCCCCTCTACTTCACGACTGTTGGCTTGAGTGTCACACAGATCGGGACGATAGTAGCTGTATATCCTGCCGCCTGGGGCATTTTCCAGCTTTTTACCGGGGCATTGAGCGACAAGCTGGGACGCAAGAAGCTCATCACCTATGGGATGTGGACTCAGGCAGCCGCGTTGTGGTTCATTCTGGCTGTGGGAAGCTATCCCCTATGGATGGCAGGTGCCATAGTACTCGGAATCGGTACGGCCATGGTCTACCCCACCCTGCAGGCAGCCATCAGTGATGTTGCCGCTCCAGGATGGCGGGCATCGTCGATGGGTGTATACCGCTTCTGGAGGGACAGCGGATACGCTTTCGGTGCGCTCCTTGCTGGTGTGATTGCAGACTTCATGGGTGTGACATGGGCGATCGGACTGGTGGCGTTGATACCATTCATAGCAGGACTGCTTGCCCGATTCCGTCTTGAGGAAACTTTGAAGATGAATAACGTTAAACAGTAGCCAATCCCTCGGGGGTTGGCTTTTTTAACGCATGCCTCGTGTCACTATTTGTTCATAAATGTTAAAATTTTCACATTGACTATATACCCTGAGGGGTATAAAATTAAGTCAACAAAGCATAGGAGGACGATTGAATGAAAATTGCAATTGTTGGAGGAGTAGCCGGAGGCGCCACAGCCGCTACACGAATCAGAAGGATGGACGAGTCTGCAGAAATCATCATGTTTGAGCGTGGAGAACATGTCTCCTATTCGAACTGCTCCCTGCCCTACTATTTGAGCGATGTAGTGGATGACAGCAACAAACTGCTTGTCATGTCTGAAGAGAAATTTTGAACCAATATAATATAGATGTCAGAACATTGAATGAAGTGATGGAGATTGATAGGGAAAACAGCAAAGTTGTTGTGAAGGATCTGAGCAGCGGTGAAACGTATGAAGAATCATACGATAAGCTGATACTCTCCCCTGGGGCAAAGCCGATTATGCCACCAAGCATCACTGGCATCGAAAAGGCCCATGTATTCTCCCTGCGCAATGTCGCAGACATAAGAAAGATAGATTCATACATCGGTGAGAACGACGTAGAACATGTGTCGATCGTCGGAGGTGGATTCATCGGTCTGGAAGTTGCAGAGAATCTTGTAGAACGGGGCACTAAAGTATCGCTGATCGAAGCACAGAACCAGGTCATGGCCCCATTCGATTACGATATGGTCCAGATCATCCATAAATCACTGCATGACAATGGGGTGGACTTGAGAGTGAATACTGCCGTTGCAGGAATAGAAGATGCCAGCATCAAATTCAGTGACGGCAATGCCCTGGATACCGATATGGTTATCATGGCCATCGGCGTTGCACCTGAAACGAAGCTTGTTTCACAGGCAGGCCTTGAAATCGGAAAAACGGGGGGCATCAAAGTGGATACCCACTACCGTACTTCAGATGAAAATATATATGCCATCGGTGATGCCATCGAAGTCACCCACAAAATTACCGGTGCAGCGACGCGGCTGGCTCTCGCCGGCCCGGCACAGAGGCAGGCACGCACTGTAGCGAATGACATCTTCGGCAGGGGTGGCGCAGAAACGCCGGTCATCGGCACCAGTGTAGTCAAGGTGTTCGATTACAATGCAGCGTCCACCGGCCTGAATGAAAAGCTGGCGGTCGCTTTCGGAGTAGACTACGGTACGGTCTATGTCATTCCACAGGATAAGGTTGGTCTCATGCCGAACAGTCACCCGATGCATTTCAAACTTCTGTTCGATAAGCAGTCAAAAAAAGTACTTGGCGCCCAGGCTGTCGGAAAAGGAAATGTAGACAAGCGGATTGATGTCATCGCAACACTCATAAAAATGGATGGAACGATCGAAGATCTCAAAAACCTCGAACTTGCCTACTCCCCTATGCACGGTACAGCCAAGGACGTCGTCA
This genomic interval carries:
- a CDS encoding NAD(P)/FAD-dependent oxidoreductase; amino-acid sequence: MSENKTALVIGGGLGGLSAAITLKQKGFDVSLYEKNDHLGGKLNRHEQDGFGFDLGPSLLTMPYIFERLFSGSGKSMKDYVEISEVPMQWRSFFTDGTHIDLYADLEKMAQKNPQLTNEDIAEYSDFLAYAGKIDRLTLPGYFEKGFDDIRSIIRFHGPLTALRGFDYFSSMQQGINRHVSHPHMRDMLGYFIKYVGSSAYRAPAVLNMMAHMQHEQGVWYVKGGLHRLAEGIARLARDIGVDIHTGHSIRTAITDGSGHIQYIVLSDGSRRSADYIISNMEVLPFYRHVLDQPPRNMAKLENKFEPASSGLVLHLGIDRTYPQLGHHNFFFSADSRKNYREVFEEKVLPTDPTIYLVNTNKTDAEQAPAGHENLKILPHIPPLQKKEYTKADYLAFREIVLEKLEKMGLDGLRDHIVSEYMLTPHDIESLYFSDHGAIYGTVSDRRKNKGFKHPKQSKHIDNLYFVGGTVNPGGGMPMVTLSGQQVGAMISEKERSGR
- a CDS encoding phytoene/squalene synthase family protein: MTNDYTFSLENDYKHCQSLIRQHSKSFYYAFSSLPEPDANAVYAIYAFCRIADDAIDQAEDMKARVANLRRLEAELDAFVAGDTPEASMWRALKDVTARYEIDSSMLYAQIKGQEMDIHFEQPESMDDLIHYSNHVAGSVGRLLLPILSDDLSQDRKRSAEKLGVAMQITNILRDIGEDIREHGRIYVPETLLDRYGCPVSQLEKGTIDDAFINMWEHLAVEAETLYDDFREEVIHYKQEARLPLLVSLSVYREILNEVRSNGYDCFTKRNAVPMTRKMKIRNEESRFLKNLKDI
- a CDS encoding NAD(P)/FAD-dependent oxidoreductase, with the translated sequence MTKKITVIGAGVAGLASAIRLQNEGYEVTILEKGTAPGGKMNRIDLDGYKFDLGPTIVMMPELYREVFELAGRDPEDYIPMQRLDPMYSGYFDNGQKQYQVTNDLVRNIEMFEEISDEDAEGFMRYLSDLYHRFNIAKKHFLQRPFRNKKDFYNPFMIGQGMKLKTLNNAENLMKKYIKDKRMRQMISFQTLYIGISPFKGPSLYTIIPMIEFLYGVWFIKGGMRTMASGMERLFKEMGGKIEYGTSVDHIVIEDKEAVGVSAEGRFMPSDYVMCNADFPYAMKHLVREPEHKGKYQDEKIDRMDYSCSCFVLYLGMDRKYPEIDNVHNFVFSEDLDANINGIFDGEMLEDPSLYMYIASKMDESLAPEGKDGLYILMPVSDTSTMEYEWTDEVSRMYRDKIIRKISMLPGMENFEQEIISETMMTPLEFEGRFNAYNGATFGLRPTLTQSNHLRPQSKATHCENLYFTGSSTHPGAGVPIVLLSSKIAVEELLKDDNHR
- the fni gene encoding type 2 isopentenyl-diphosphate Delta-isomerase — translated: MNEKIDLRSQRKNEHVRHALDQPSQPGMSDFEKIRFVHQSIPSVNMEEVDLSTRIGPFEVSRPLYINAMTGGSEWTREINRKLAEVARATGLPMAVGSIHAALKHPELSDSFTIVRDRHPDGIVFANVGADVSLEGAKRAVEMLRADALQIHINAPQELIMPEGDRNFKSWRANIESIVEHAGVPVIVKEVGFGMSSETLQILKDIGVKYADVSGRGGTNFASIENTRREKADMAYMSDWGLSTPISLLEAQPFLEDMDILASGGIKTPLDAMKCLALGAKAIGMSRLMLEQVEHHGIEAAIEHVEQFHHQMCKISIMINAQNIEEISSRPIVLSPEIISWQRQRSLDK
- a CDS encoding BCCT family transporter, whose product is MENPTQPSGRKLSKVFIYASIIVGIMVVLGAVFPDRFGQVTGNVGSWVIEYFGWYYLIITTLMVFFCIFLVFSPIGKLKLGKPYHKPEFRTISWLAMLFSAGMGIGLVFYGAAEPIQHYMGPPTADPETDAAMVEALRSTFFHYGFHAWAMYGVVALALAYSQFRKGEVGLLSKTLRPILGDRVDGPIGIAVDVLSVFATIIGVAVSLGVGTLQINGGLNYLFGLPINIMVQGIIIAVVTFLFLISAWSGLSKGIQYLSNLNMGLAGILLIAVLILGPTMMILNMMNTSTGAMLDTFLYNSLDVAPLNQQKSEWLEVWTIYYWGWWMSWSPFVGIFIARVSRGRSVREFVLAVLLVPTLVSIVWFSVFGVTGIEVGKTVPAIFDMNAETMLFGIFNELPLSMVLSVIALLLVSSFFVTSADSATYVLGMQTAFGSLQPSNKIKIVWGIALSSIAFVLLLSGGDTGLAALQSAAIISAFPFSFIIISMMVSFYKDANEERKYLGLSITPNRQRMKDYIEKSKRERAEEIKAEQEAGHEHQ
- a CDS encoding MFS transporter, which gives rise to MNQPKVGIQNNLAQFILLVVANLFVGSMVGIERTVLPLLGEEEFGLASTSAALSFIISFGFSKAVINYFAGSIADRYGRKKMLLAGWVIGLFVPVLIIFAHAWWVIVLANVLLGINQGLAWSMTVNMKIDLSKADQRGTAVGLNEFAGYSGVAVLAAVSGYVASTYSLRPEPFYIGIAIGIIGLLLSLIIKDTEGHLKVQMAAAKGEKNDLSAKEVFQKTTWQDRNLSTASFAGMSTNLKDGMAWGLFPLYFTTVGLSVTQIGTIVAVYPAAWGIFQLFTGALSDKLGRKKLITYGMWTQAAALWFILAVGSYPLWMAGAIVLGIGTAMVYPTLQAAISDVAAPGWRASSMGVYRFWRDSGYAFGALLAGVIADFMGVTWAIGLVALIPFIAGLLARFRLEETLKMNNVKQ
- a CDS encoding FAD-dependent oxidoreductase, whose translation is MKIAIVGGVAGGATAATRIRRMDESAEIIMFERGEHVSYSNCSLPYYLSDVVDDSNKLLVMSEEKF
- a CDS encoding FAD-dependent oxidoreductase; its protein translation is MNQYNIDVRTLNEVMEIDRENSKVVVKDLSSGETYEESYDKLILSPGAKPIMPPSITGIEKAHVFSLRNVADIRKIDSYIGENDVEHVSIVGGGFIGLEVAENLVERGTKVSLIEAQNQVMAPFDYDMVQIIHKSLHDNGVDLRVNTAVAGIEDASIKFSDGNALDTDMVIMAIGVAPETKLVSQAGLEIGKTGGIKVDTHYRTSDENIYAIGDAIEVTHKITGAATRLALAGPAQRQARTVANDIFGRGGAETPVIGTSVVKVFDYNAASTGLNEKLAVAFGVDYGTVYVIPQDKVGLMPNSHPMHFKLLFDKQSKKVLGAQAVGKGNVDKRIDVIATLIKMDGTIEDLKNLELAYSPMHGTAKDVVNVAGLAAENILNGDLEQVPVSKVRELVEADAYIIDVRETNEYETGHLKGSHNIPLSELRNRMDEIPQDIPVYLHCRTGQRSYNAVRILKNNGFGNVMNISGSYLGISFFEYFNDLSGERAPIVTEYNFN